ATCAGGAATATTTACGTATTGCGAATACGAAGTTGAGCATAGGGAAATAAAAATTAGGAACAGAAATTTCTTCATGTGTAAAAATGATTGTATTAATTTAAAAATGATTCAGAATAATAATACACCATTTTTAAACTGCATTCAAGCACTTCTGAATTCCATTTATATCAACATACTATTTCTTAGAAGATTTTTTACGGGTAGATTTTCTACCTGACGATTTTTTTGGTGTATTTTTGGAAGAAGATTTTTTTGATGTTGATTTCTTTTTCGGCACTTTTGCGCCCTTTTCTCTTGCTTCAGAAAGCCCGATTGCAATTGCCTGTTTGCGGCTCTTGACAGTTTTGCCTGAACGTCCGCTTTTGAGTGTTCCTTTTTTTTCTCGACGAACTGCGCTTTCAACATATTTGCTTGCAGCTTTTCCGTATTTTCGTTTTGAATTTTTTTTTTGTCGGCATAATTTTGAATTTAATTTTTTATTCAACAATTATAACAAGTAAATAAGTTAAAAAAGTTCAGAAATGGATTTTTGAAAAAGGAAATTATTAGAAGTTATATTGGAAACTTAATCCGTTTGACGAAGTAGTGAATGAAGCAGAGCGAATAACTTTGCTTGAGGACTTTGAAATGAAATGATTTAATAAATCGGCAGCAATTATTCCTCCAAACAAAACTGCAGTGTTAACGCTTTTTTCCTGTGAGTCCTGTTTGCTTTCTCCGAATAAATTATTTTTTGCTTTAAAAATTTCTTTTCGAAGTGAATATATCAATGCAGCGCTTCCGCTTCCGACTAACATTCCCGTTAAAACGTCCGATGGAAAATGAACTCCAAGGTACATTCTGCTAAAGGCAATTGTGGAAGCATAAGTAAACACCCCGACTATCAATAACGGATTATCCGGATACCTTAAAGTGAGAGATGTTGCCATTGAAAATGCCATAGCTGTATGTCCCGAAGGAAAAGAATTCGGATCGCCTAATGTTGATGGAATATCAGAATAAACATCATTAAGGTATTCGTAAGGTCTTTTTCTCTGAAGTGCAAGCTTTAATCCCGTAGTTAAACCAAATGCGGATGCTTCTGATAATCCAAGCAGCACTGCGGAATTTTCATCGTAATTACTGTTGCTTGAGCGTGAAAGAAAAAACATTAAAGGTGGAGTGACAATTGCTGTTGGTAAAACTGACCTGTCAACTATAGGTACGGTATTGTCGAGGAAAGCACTTCTGTTATTATTTATTTCGCGAAAAATAGAAATATCAATTTTCTCAATGAAAGAGTATTCATCGGCTTTCTTATTTCCACTTGAGTTTTCGCTTTGTTGGGCATAAAGTGAGGAAAACGAAAAAAGAAATATTAATAAAAATTTCTTCAAAATAACTTAACTTTAAAAATAAAACAAATTTACAGAGCTTTTAGTGCCGTTTCAATGTCTTCTATAAGGTCTTCTTTATCTTCAATTCCGACCGATAAACGCACTAAACCATCGGTTAAGCCGATTTTTTTGCGTATTTCAACCGGCACACTGCCGTGAGTCATTGAGACCGGATGACAAACGAGGGATTCGACACCGCCGAGCGATTCAGCAATCTGAAAAATTTTGAGGGCATTACAGAATCTTTTAGCAGTTTCTATATCGCCAAGCTCGATGGAAATTATACCACCAAAACCGCGCATTTGTTCTGTCGCAAGTTTATATTGAGGGTGGGTCTTTAAGCCGGGGTAATAAATCTTTTCTATTTTTTTATTTTTACTTAAAGATTCAACGATCGCCATTGCGTTTTCATTATGTGCACGCATTCTGTGTGATAAAGTTTTAGTAGCACGAAGAATAAGAAAGCAATCCATTGGAGCAGGAACAGAACCGATTGAATTTTGCAGAAACTTAAATTTTGCAGCAATGTCATCGTCATTTGTAACGAGACATCCGCTGATTACATCGCTATGACCGTTAATATATTTTGTTGTGCTGTGAAGAACTACGTCAATGCCGAAGTCAATCGGGTTTTGAAAATAAGGACTCATAAATGTATTATCAACACAGGTAATAATATTTTTTTCTTTTGCAATTTTACTGACAGATGTAAGGTCAGTAATTTTCAGCATCGGGTTAGTCGGCGTCTCTATATATATAAGCTTTGTGTTTGGCTTGATTGCATTTTTAATGTCGTCCAAGCTTGAGGTATCAACATAAGAAAATTCCAAACCGAAATCTTTTATGATTTGTTCGTAAAGTCTTATTGTTCCGCCGTAAACATTATCAGAGCAAATTACGTGGTCGCCCGGTTTAAACATCATTATAACGGTTTGCACCGCAGCCATACCGGATGAAAAGCAAAATCCATGTTTTCCGTTTTCAAGTGCAGCAAGGTTTTGTTCAAGCGCAGCTCTTGTTGGATTAATTGTTCTTCCGTAATCATATCCTTTTGTCTCACCCAGCTTATCGTTTGCATAAGTCGAAGTCTGGTAAATAGGAACCATGACGGCACCTGTTTCTTTGTCAGGATGCTGCCCTGCGTGTATTTGTTTTGTGCTGAATCTCATTTAAAATATCTCCTCGCAAAGACGCAAAGAATTATAATTACAAATTATTAGCAATTCTTGTGATGCCGTCTTTTAGCAATGCTTCATTAAAATTTATTAAAAGTCCTAATTTAAGATTTGTTAATTTCAAATATGTTAGTAATTGCTTTTTGTGAACACTCCTAATTTCTTCAACTGATTTTAATTCTAATATTAATTTGTTCTCTAAAATAAGGTCTGCTCTGAATCCGATTCCAAAATTTATATTCTGATAAATCGTTGATACTTCTTTTTGTCTTTCATAATTTAAGCCAGTGCGAGTTAATTCA
The DNA window shown above is from Ignavibacteria bacterium and carries:
- a CDS encoding GxxExxY protein, with protein sequence MSENELSKITLDCCFKIHSELGPGLLESIYEEILCYELTRTGLNYERQKEVSTIYQNINFGIGFRADLILENKLILELKSVEEIRSVHKKQLLTYLKLTNLKLGLLINFNEALLKDGITRIANNL
- a CDS encoding phosphatase PAP2 family protein; translation: MKKFLLIFLFSFSSLYAQQSENSSGNKKADEYSFIEKIDISIFREINNNRSAFLDNTVPIVDRSVLPTAIVTPPLMFFLSRSSNSNYDENSAVLLGLSEASAFGLTTGLKLALQRKRPYEYLNDVYSDIPSTLGDPNSFPSGHTAMAFSMATSLTLRYPDNPLLIVGVFTYASTIAFSRMYLGVHFPSDVLTGMLVGSGSAALIYSLRKEIFKAKNNLFGESKQDSQEKSVNTAVLFGGIIAADLLNHFISKSSSKVIRSASFTTSSNGLSFQYNF
- a CDS encoding DUF6496 domain-containing protein, with protein sequence MNKKLNSKLCRQKKNSKRKYGKAASKYVESAVRREKKGTLKSGRSGKTVKSRKQAIAIGLSEAREKGAKVPKKKSTSKKSSSKNTPKKSSGRKSTRKKSSKK
- a CDS encoding PLP-dependent aspartate aminotransferase family protein; amino-acid sequence: MRFSTKQIHAGQHPDKETGAVMVPIYQTSTYANDKLGETKGYDYGRTINPTRAALEQNLAALENGKHGFCFSSGMAAVQTVIMMFKPGDHVICSDNVYGGTIRLYEQIIKDFGLEFSYVDTSSLDDIKNAIKPNTKLIYIETPTNPMLKITDLTSVSKIAKEKNIITCVDNTFMSPYFQNPIDFGIDVVLHSTTKYINGHSDVISGCLVTNDDDIAAKFKFLQNSIGSVPAPMDCFLILRATKTLSHRMRAHNENAMAIVESLSKNKKIEKIYYPGLKTHPQYKLATEQMRGFGGIISIELGDIETAKRFCNALKIFQIAESLGGVESLVCHPVSMTHGSVPVEIRKKIGLTDGLVRLSVGIEDKEDLIEDIETALKAL